The following proteins come from a genomic window of Nothobranchius furzeri strain GRZ-AD chromosome 1, NfurGRZ-RIMD1, whole genome shotgun sequence:
- the LOC139072258 gene encoding cis-aconitate decarboxylase-like: MGSAAACSRLLSLDPSQCSHALAIAASLAGAPMANAATQSKPLHIGNASRLGLEAALLASRGLEASPLVLDAVAGVAGFSAFYEDYVPQPLESPDDGGHVFLLEEQDMAFKRFPAHLGMHWVTDAAAAVHELLVGHGLGQVSPHQVQDILLRVPQSKYINRPFPESEHEARHSFQFNACSALLDGEVTVQSFSPPAMSRPELHFLLSRVRMEHPEDNPANFNRMYGEVQVTLVGGDILKGRCDTFYGHWRNPLTNKSLRKKFRSNAEVVLPSEKVERLVEVVEELDRLDDCGALLSQLQ; this comes from the coding sequence ATGGGAAGTGCAGCAGCCTGTTCTCGTCTCCTGTCTCTGGATCCGTCTCAGTGCAGTCATGCCTTGGCTATAGCAGCTTCTCTAGCTGGAGCTCCGATGGCTAATGCTGCCACTCAGTCCAAGCCCCTTCACATCGGCAACGCCTCTCGTTTGGGGCTTGAAGCTGCTCTGCTGGCCTCCAGAGGCCTAGAGGCCAGTCCTCTGGTCTTGGATGCTGTTGCAGGAGTGGCGGGCTTCAGCGCCTTTTATGAAGATTATGTTCCTCAGCCTTTAGAGTCACCTGATGATGGTGGACATGTGTTCCTGTTAGAGGAGCAGGACATGGCTTTTAAGCGTTTTCCTGCCCATCTGGGGATGCACTGGGTAACTGATGCTGCAGCTGCGGTCCATGAGCTCCTTGTGGGACATGGTCTAGGACAGGTGTCCCCACATCAGGTCCAGGACATCCTGCTCAGAGTCCCCCAGTCTAAATACATCAACAGGCCTTTTCCCGAGTCAGAGCACGAGGCACGCCACTCCTTCCAGTTTAacgcctgcagcgctctgctggACGGTGAGGTGACCGTGCAGTCCTTCAGCCCGCCCGCCATGAGCCGCCCAGAGCTGCACTTCCTGCTGAGCCGTGTTCGCATGGAGCATCCTGAGGACAACCCCGCCAATTTCAACCGCATGTACGGAGAAGTCCAGGTGACTCTAGTTGGAGGAGACATCCTGAAGGGCCGCTGTGACACCTTCTACGGCCACTGGCGCAACCCGCTGACAAACAAGAGCCTGAGGAAGAAGTTCAGAAGCAACGCAGAGGTGGTGCTGCCATCAGAGAAGGTGGAGcggctggtggaggtggtggaggagctggACAGGCTGGATGATTGTGGAGCTCTTCTCTCACAGCTGCAGTGA